The following are from one region of the Candidatus Paceibacterota bacterium genome:
- a CDS encoding SIMPL domain-containing protein (The SIMPL domain is named for its presence in mouse protein SIMPL (signalling molecule that associates with mouse pelle-like kinase). Bacterial member BP26, from Brucella, was shown to assemble into a channel-like structure, while YggE from E. coli has been associated with resistance to oxidative stress.): protein MNNKSFFSVATLSLLFLTVYIGILIANGIEERKYLSGETRTIVISAEGESFAKPDIASIQLSIRSEKETVDKAMEENTNKTDKVIDFLKKEGIEEKDIKTISFNIYPLYRYDKGMEGYISGYEVLHSLEVKIREIGKTGEIISGATKEGINQAGNLIFSVEKEEELREMAREEAIIKAKEKAEKIASQLDVKVKRIVSFSETTDKLNIPLYRDNMNFGMGGGPEIGFGENKIVSNVSIVFEIR, encoded by the coding sequence ATGAATAACAAATCATTTTTTTCGGTAGCAACCCTCTCTCTGCTTTTTCTTACCGTATATATCGGAATTTTGATTGCAAACGGAATTGAAGAAAGAAAATACTTAAGCGGAGAAACAAGAACCATTGTAATTTCTGCAGAAGGAGAGTCCTTTGCAAAGCCGGATATCGCCTCAATCCAGCTTTCAATAAGAAGCGAGAAAGAAACTGTAGATAAGGCAATGGAGGAAAATACAAATAAAACAGATAAAGTTATTGATTTTTTAAAAAAAGAAGGAATTGAAGAAAAGGATATTAAAACAATCTCTTTTAATATTTATCCCCTTTACAGATATGACAAAGGAATGGAAGGATATATTAGTGGATACGAAGTCCTTCATTCTTTGGAAGTTAAAATAAGGGAGATTGGAAAAACAGGCGAAATTATTTCCGGAGCGACAAAAGAAGGAATAAACCAGGCCGGAAACTTGATTTTCTCAGTAGAAAAAGAAGAAGAACTAAGAGAAATGGCAAGAGAGGAAGCTATTATTAAAGCAAAAGAAAAAGCAGAAAAAATAGCATCTCAACTTGATGTAAAAGTAAAAAGAATCGTTTCTTTTTCAGAAACAACAGATAAGCTAAACATACCTCTTTACAGAGACAACATGAATTTTGGAATGGGAGGAGGGCCTGAAATAGGATTTGGAGAAAACAAAATTGTCTCAAACGTAAGCATTGTTTTTGAAATTCGCTAA